A region from the Desulfosoma sp. genome encodes:
- a CDS encoding ASKHA domain-containing protein: MSPSIRVTFQPENKTVSADPGDTLLDVAGLAGIYINSLCGGQGVCGKCRLKVVQGSVDFSSKGVGFLDRKEVDAGYVLACQAKLVDQDLEVWIPPESRQEEEQILMVDHIVQYTAPEVLEEHGLSPSPFIPYFNPLCSKIFLQLPEPSLKDNLSDLERIYRELNRKYPDVKWEADFSCLKNLARLLRENKWQVTALAHMLDPHCYHLRALEPGDTSRRSYGVAIDVGTTTIVTQLVDLRTGQIRAVEASHNQQARYGEDVISRMVFACGRGGIDPLKNAVVTTINSLVHSLVTAAGISHADIIAFVAAGNTTMTHLLLGLEPCTIRLEPYIPTAARFPWVRAADVGLVGHPEAMLHCMPCVSSYVGGDITAGVLACGMNDKPELSALIDIGTNGEIVIGNNEWLVCCSASAGPAFEGGGTKCGMRATKGAIQKVRIHGHEVSYETVGGGRAKGICGSGLIDLMAELVAEGIIDQSGKFIRFDHPHVQVVDGVPEFVVAFPHESETAEAVAITQDDIGNLMKSKAAVLAAMKILLENLGMRFVDLERIYVAGGFGAHLDIQKSIRIGLLPDVPLDRVQFIGNSSVAGARQCLLSTHAFRKAGAIARQMTYFELSVHPGFMNEFIAALFLPHTDMELFPSVKTMLAERRKAVAAGL, encoded by the coding sequence TATACATCAACAGCCTTTGCGGCGGGCAAGGCGTGTGCGGCAAATGCCGCTTAAAGGTCGTCCAGGGTTCGGTGGATTTTTCCAGCAAGGGTGTGGGATTTCTTGACCGCAAGGAAGTGGATGCGGGCTATGTGCTGGCCTGCCAAGCCAAGCTCGTGGACCAAGATCTGGAAGTGTGGATTCCTCCGGAATCCCGGCAAGAAGAAGAACAGATTCTCATGGTTGACCATATCGTTCAGTACACGGCACCGGAAGTGCTCGAAGAACATGGTCTTTCCCCTTCCCCTTTCATTCCATACTTCAATCCCTTGTGCAGCAAGATTTTTCTCCAGCTTCCCGAACCTTCTCTGAAAGACAACCTTTCCGACTTGGAAAGAATTTATCGAGAACTGAACAGAAAGTATCCCGACGTCAAATGGGAGGCTGACTTCAGCTGTCTCAAGAATCTGGCGCGACTTCTTCGGGAAAACAAATGGCAGGTGACGGCTCTCGCCCATATGTTGGATCCTCACTGCTACCATCTTCGGGCGCTGGAGCCCGGGGACACAAGCCGACGAAGTTACGGTGTGGCCATCGATGTGGGCACGACCACCATCGTGACACAACTGGTGGATCTGAGAACCGGGCAGATCAGGGCCGTGGAAGCCAGCCATAACCAGCAGGCCCGTTATGGAGAAGACGTGATTTCTCGAATGGTTTTTGCCTGTGGTCGCGGCGGTATCGATCCTTTGAAGAATGCCGTTGTCACCACCATCAATTCCCTGGTCCATTCCCTGGTGACGGCGGCAGGGATCTCCCATGCCGATATCATTGCTTTTGTGGCGGCGGGAAACACCACCATGACCCATCTTTTGCTCGGGTTGGAACCCTGTACCATTCGGCTGGAACCCTATATTCCGACGGCAGCGCGTTTTCCATGGGTTCGAGCCGCCGATGTAGGGCTTGTGGGTCATCCTGAAGCCATGCTCCATTGTATGCCATGTGTCAGCAGTTATGTGGGAGGCGATATCACGGCAGGGGTTTTGGCCTGCGGCATGAACGACAAGCCGGAATTAAGCGCTCTCATTGACATCGGCACCAATGGCGAGATTGTTATTGGCAATAACGAATGGCTTGTGTGCTGTTCGGCCTCCGCAGGGCCTGCTTTTGAAGGCGGCGGCACCAAGTGCGGCATGCGAGCCACTAAAGGCGCCATTCAAAAGGTTCGAATTCATGGCCATGAGGTGAGTTACGAAACCGTGGGAGGTGGCAGAGCCAAAGGGATTTGCGGCTCCGGGCTTATCGATCTCATGGCGGAACTGGTGGCCGAAGGGATCATCGATCAAAGTGGCAAATTTATTCGCTTCGATCATCCCCACGTTCAGGTGGTGGACGGTGTGCCCGAATTTGTGGTGGCCTTCCCTCACGAAAGTGAAACGGCGGAGGCCGTGGCCATAACCCAGGACGACATCGGCAACCTCATGAAAAGCAAAGCCGCCGTTTTGGCTGCTATGAAGATCCTGCTGGAAAATCTTGGAATGCGTTTCGTTGACTTGGAACGCATCTATGTGGCCGGTGGTTTTGGAGCTCACCTTGATATTCAGAAATCCATTCGCATTGGACTCCTGCCCGATGTTCCATTGGATCGTGTGCAATTTATCGGAAACAGTTCTGTGGCCGGAGCCCGCCAATGCCTATTGTCCACGCATGCCTTTCGAAAAGCCGGAGCCATCGCCAGGCAGATGACCTATTTCGAATTATCCGTGCATCCAGGCTTCATGAACGAATTCATCGCCGCGTTGTTTCTGCCTCACACGGACATGGAACTGTTCCCCTCGGTCAAGACCATGTTGGCTGAACGTAGAAAAGCCGTTGCTGCGGGACTGTGA
- a CDS encoding SPOR domain-containing protein, translating to MPKKSVFVPKAGMRQNSSMAPKVLLGRIFIALSIGVVFVLLLSLIWRQNAQPPIGDDKDAGKPIVYKEIPKTTVPQPQVVSLEKVVTSEMPKPEVTASSPEPETKTSGQGTPAISPPPSGSDGSPMVSVQGKSSKTTTSPPVSESAVKTPSQPQTPASMPPKPPEARVPASSWIYAVQVGAYSKKENAQEALERLKKMGFTPQISPFNHPKLGPLYAVRVAPFASQGEAQKAAEKIAAVENEKPIIVKTPASH from the coding sequence ATGCCAAAAAAGAGTGTTTTTGTGCCCAAGGCCGGCATGCGACAGAACAGCTCGATGGCTCCAAAGGTGCTGCTGGGACGCATTTTTATCGCTTTGTCCATCGGCGTGGTCTTTGTGCTGCTGTTGTCTCTGATCTGGCGACAAAACGCGCAGCCCCCTATCGGCGACGATAAAGATGCCGGAAAACCGATAGTTTATAAGGAGATTCCCAAAACGACCGTTCCGCAGCCTCAGGTCGTGAGCCTGGAAAAGGTGGTCACGTCTGAGATGCCAAAGCCTGAGGTGACAGCTTCTTCACCGGAGCCTGAGACCAAGACGTCAGGGCAGGGAACACCTGCCATAAGTCCGCCGCCTTCAGGGTCAGACGGTTCTCCGATGGTTTCCGTGCAAGGTAAGTCATCAAAAACCACCACGAGCCCACCGGTTTCGGAAAGCGCCGTAAAAACGCCAAGCCAACCTCAAACGCCGGCCTCCATGCCGCCAAAACCTCCCGAGGCTCGAGTCCCGGCTTCCAGCTGGATCTACGCCGTTCAGGTAGGTGCTTATTCCAAAAAGGAAAACGCTCAAGAAGCTCTGGAAAGACTCAAGAAAATGGGCTTTACTCCTCAGATCAGCCCTTTCAATCACCCCAAACTCGGGCCGCTGTATGCCGTGCGTGTCGCCCCTTTTGCGTCCCAGGGTGAAGCTCAGAAGGCGGCGGAAAAGATTGCCGCTGTGGAAAACGAGAAGCCCATCATTGTGAAAACACCCGCATCTCATTAA
- a CDS encoding pyridoxal phosphate-dependent aminotransferase → MSISHQMRSYMDRASWIRKMFEEGARLKQIYGADKVFDFSLGNPNVPPPPSVKEALLRVIENGAASLHSYMPNAGLPQTREKLAAYLTREHGVKLSADHVIMTCGAAGALNVILKALLNPGDEVVVPAPFFVEYGFYAENHGGVLKTVPTRSDFSLDLDALETAIGLKTKVVLINSPNNPTGQIYRADELKELGELLRRKSRAAGRSIFLVSDEPYRKIVYASERVPSLFQCYENALIATSFSKDLSLPGERIGYVALHPEADDQAALQGAMILANRILGFVNAPALMQWILPDLLEESVDVALYRAKRDRLLDGLRRAGYTCFEPPGAFYLFPASPLQDDVAFVKLLVEEKILAVPGSGFGGPGYFRLAYCVDDQTIEGAFPGLARAMEKARSMR, encoded by the coding sequence ATGAGCATATCGCATCAGATGCGCAGTTACATGGATAGAGCCTCATGGATTCGCAAGATGTTTGAGGAAGGAGCCAGGTTGAAGCAAATTTACGGAGCCGACAAGGTCTTTGACTTCAGCCTCGGGAATCCTAACGTGCCGCCACCACCTTCGGTAAAAGAGGCTCTGCTTCGTGTCATTGAAAACGGTGCGGCATCCCTTCACAGTTACATGCCGAACGCCGGGTTGCCTCAAACCCGTGAAAAACTCGCCGCTTATCTCACTCGAGAACACGGTGTGAAGCTCAGCGCAGACCATGTGATCATGACGTGCGGAGCCGCCGGGGCTCTTAACGTGATCCTCAAAGCCTTGCTTAACCCCGGAGATGAAGTGGTGGTGCCGGCACCGTTTTTTGTCGAATACGGTTTTTACGCGGAAAATCATGGCGGTGTTTTGAAAACGGTGCCTACCAGGTCCGATTTTTCCCTGGACTTGGACGCCCTTGAAACAGCTATAGGTCTCAAGACCAAGGTGGTCCTTATCAATTCCCCGAACAATCCCACGGGGCAGATTTACCGCGCGGATGAATTGAAAGAGCTGGGCGAATTGTTACGCCGAAAGAGCCGCGCTGCAGGGCGTTCCATTTTCCTTGTTTCCGATGAGCCTTATCGCAAAATCGTCTATGCCTCTGAACGAGTGCCTTCCCTCTTTCAGTGTTACGAAAACGCTCTCATCGCCACATCCTTTTCCAAAGACCTGTCACTGCCGGGTGAACGCATCGGTTACGTGGCCTTACATCCGGAGGCCGACGATCAAGCCGCTTTGCAGGGAGCGATGATTCTCGCCAACCGAATCCTGGGTTTTGTGAATGCTCCGGCTTTGATGCAATGGATCCTTCCCGATCTTTTGGAAGAATCGGTGGATGTGGCTCTCTACCGTGCCAAACGGGACAGGCTTCTCGATGGACTCAGACGAGCAGGCTACACCTGCTTTGAGCCTCCAGGGGCCTTTTACCTTTTCCCGGCAAGCCCGCTTCAGGATGATGTGGCTTTTGTGAAACTCTTGGTGGAAGAAAAGATTCTTGCCGTTCCCGGCAGTGGTTTCGGGGGCCCGGGTTATTTCCGGCTCGCCTATTGCGTGGATGACCAAACCATTGAAGGAGCTTTCCCGGGCCTGGCCAGGGCTATGGAAAAGGCCCGATCCATGAGGTGA
- a CDS encoding class I SAM-dependent methyltransferase: MSSLQTSERLKPFLDYFKKRYQRYEQKGGAYKLTSLGAWATARPEALVSFFPRLGLAKHHRFADLGCGDGVAVCCAAHYCQATGIEADWDLCREAQMNARALGLESRTAFVCADFLQLRLDPFDLLYIYPDKPLEALWRKIKDWTGTLLVYGPHFSPKSQAPFKVYTWERETLSVYVISASSRTHFNALTQQEGAS, from the coding sequence GTGAGCTCATTGCAGACCTCGGAGCGCCTCAAGCCATTTCTGGACTACTTTAAAAAACGTTATCAACGTTACGAGCAAAAGGGAGGCGCCTACAAACTGACATCTCTGGGGGCATGGGCGACCGCTCGTCCTGAAGCGCTGGTTTCTTTTTTTCCAAGGCTGGGTTTGGCAAAGCATCACCGGTTCGCGGACCTCGGATGCGGAGACGGTGTGGCGGTGTGCTGTGCGGCCCATTATTGCCAAGCAACGGGCATCGAGGCCGACTGGGATCTATGCCGAGAGGCGCAGATGAATGCACGAGCTTTGGGCCTGGAAAGCCGAACCGCTTTTGTCTGCGCCGATTTTTTGCAGCTTCGGCTCGATCCTTTTGATCTTCTTTACATTTACCCTGACAAGCCTCTTGAGGCGCTATGGCGGAAAATTAAGGACTGGACCGGCACCCTTTTGGTTTACGGTCCCCATTTTTCCCCGAAATCTCAGGCCCCCTTCAAAGTGTACACCTGGGAAAGGGAAACCTTGAGTGTCTACGTTATTTCTGCTAGCAGTAGGACGCATTTCAACGCTTTGACTCAACAGGAGGGGGCTTCATGA
- a CDS encoding CoA-binding protein, which yields MTECELPRENLPDPEIKKLLETARTIAVVGISHKEDRDSHKVARYLKEHGYTMIPVNPKYKEVLGEPCYPDLNSVPVSIDVVDIFRNIEAIPGIVDEAIQVGAKAVWMQLGLCHNDSAEKARQAGLQVVMNKCIKIEHTRHFASKKE from the coding sequence ATGACTGAATGTGAACTTCCCCGCGAAAACCTTCCAGATCCCGAAATCAAAAAACTCTTGGAAACGGCTCGAACCATCGCCGTCGTAGGGATATCCCACAAGGAAGATCGGGACAGCCACAAGGTGGCTCGATACCTCAAGGAACACGGTTACACCATGATTCCGGTCAACCCCAAGTACAAGGAAGTGCTGGGAGAACCATGTTATCCGGACCTGAATTCGGTGCCCGTTTCTATAGACGTTGTGGACATTTTTCGAAACATCGAAGCGATTCCCGGCATTGTGGATGAAGCCATCCAAGTGGGTGCCAAGGCGGTCTGGATGCAATTGGGACTGTGTCATAATGATTCGGCGGAAAAGGCTCGACAAGCCGGCCTGCAGGTAGTCATGAACAAGTGCATCAAGATCGAGCACACCAGGCATTTCGCCTCCAAAAAGGAATAA
- a CDS encoding Xaa-Pro peptidase family protein, whose product MIPEPFASRLHALRTTMESLSLDTVLITVPENRYYLSGFQAEDMNLTESSGQLLIGMDRQALVTDFRYEEQAASEALGYELVIYREGWTQVLPDLLRSFQVRRLGVEAHHLTWERFRQLQQALHEVSPQGELWGEDSLVEKFRMIKTDEEIEKMRRALRLTESVFEKIWEELSPGCTEKEVAWAIEKGLREAGAEAVSFPPIVASGPNGALPHAVPTNRRISEEDAVILDLGARYAMYCSDMTRTWLGSKVSEKLREIYRIVREAQVAAMESIRAGVSSHDVDGVARGIIDRAGYGAAFGHGLGHGIGLAVHEKPGYGKKTSVVLQENMVLTVEPGIYISGLGGVRLENMVRVTATGCECLSRNDWYLEKP is encoded by the coding sequence ATGATTCCGGAACCTTTCGCCTCCCGCCTTCACGCGCTGAGAACGACCATGGAAAGCCTCTCTCTGGATACGGTACTCATCACTGTCCCTGAAAATCGCTACTATCTCAGTGGATTCCAAGCCGAAGACATGAACCTGACCGAAAGTTCAGGCCAACTTCTCATTGGTATGGACCGGCAGGCTTTGGTTACAGATTTTCGCTATGAAGAACAGGCCGCTTCGGAAGCTTTAGGGTATGAACTGGTGATCTATCGAGAAGGCTGGACCCAGGTGCTTCCCGATCTTTTACGGTCTTTTCAGGTGCGCCGCCTTGGCGTGGAAGCTCATCATCTGACCTGGGAACGCTTTCGCCAGCTCCAGCAAGCTCTTCACGAAGTGTCGCCTCAGGGGGAATTGTGGGGAGAAGATTCCTTGGTGGAAAAATTTCGTATGATCAAGACGGATGAAGAAATCGAAAAAATGCGCCGGGCATTGCGCTTGACGGAATCCGTCTTTGAAAAGATTTGGGAAGAACTGAGTCCGGGGTGTACGGAAAAGGAAGTGGCTTGGGCCATTGAAAAGGGGCTTCGAGAAGCGGGAGCGGAAGCTGTTTCTTTTCCGCCTATTGTGGCTTCCGGGCCCAACGGCGCTTTGCCTCATGCGGTGCCCACGAATCGACGCATCAGCGAAGAAGACGCTGTGATTTTGGATCTGGGCGCTCGATATGCCATGTACTGTTCGGACATGACTCGAACTTGGCTTGGGTCCAAGGTTTCCGAAAAGCTTAGGGAAATCTACCGGATCGTTCGAGAAGCTCAAGTGGCGGCCATGGAATCCATCCGTGCCGGGGTGTCGTCCCATGACGTCGACGGTGTGGCTCGAGGCATCATCGATCGAGCCGGCTATGGGGCCGCCTTCGGTCATGGACTCGGGCATGGCATTGGACTTGCCGTTCACGAAAAACCGGGATACGGAAAAAAAACATCCGTGGTCCTTCAGGAAAACATGGTGCTCACCGTCGAACCGGGGATCTACATCTCGGGTCTCGGCGGTGTACGGCTGGAAAACATGGTGCGAGTCACCGCCACAGGCTGTGAATGCCTCAGCCGAAACGATTGGTATCTTGAAAAACCGTAA
- a CDS encoding NIL domain-containing protein — translation MYARMLVLRFPKEIVDKPIVTNLVRNYNLSFNILKAQIFPRKEGLMVMELRGNRKDYERGLQYLKDIGVIVESIAQGIRRDEEKCYQCGACTAVCPTGALHIKRPEMEVLFDAERCSACELCVKTCPARAMIVHFDQKMTLEV, via the coding sequence ATGTATGCACGCATGCTTGTTTTACGTTTTCCCAAAGAGATTGTCGACAAGCCTATCGTGACCAATCTCGTGCGCAATTACAACCTTTCCTTTAACATTCTCAAGGCCCAAATCTTTCCACGCAAGGAAGGGCTTATGGTTATGGAGCTGCGGGGGAATCGCAAGGATTACGAGCGTGGCCTGCAGTACCTAAAAGATATCGGCGTGATCGTGGAATCCATCGCGCAAGGGATTCGCCGTGATGAGGAAAAGTGTTATCAATGTGGAGCGTGCACCGCGGTGTGTCCAACCGGAGCCTTGCACATCAAAAGGCCTGAGATGGAAGTCTTGTTTGATGCGGAAAGATGCAGTGCTTGCGAACTCTGTGTCAAAACCTGTCCGGCTCGTGCCATGATCGTCCATTTCGATCAGAAAATGACCTTGGAGGTCTGA
- the nifU gene encoding Fe-S cluster assembly scaffold protein NifU gives MNYSDIVMDHFMNPRNVGEVDNPDGIGQIGNVNCGDIMRMTIKVENNRIADVKFKTFGCGAAIAVSSMVTEMAKGKTLDEAVRINRDDVAQALGGLPEKKLHCSNLGTDALKAAVNDYWRKNGQPEKVVPLEDEHLEQETEPQHACCHSPERGDGQSSGRMAS, from the coding sequence ATGAACTACAGCGATATTGTCATGGACCACTTCATGAACCCGAGAAATGTGGGCGAAGTGGACAATCCTGACGGCATCGGCCAGATCGGTAATGTGAACTGCGGCGATATCATGCGCATGACCATCAAAGTGGAAAACAATCGTATAGCCGACGTCAAATTCAAAACCTTTGGGTGTGGCGCCGCCATCGCCGTCAGTTCCATGGTGACGGAAATGGCAAAGGGCAAAACCCTGGATGAAGCCGTTCGTATCAACCGGGACGATGTGGCCCAAGCTTTGGGTGGGCTTCCCGAAAAAAAGCTTCATTGTTCCAACCTGGGAACGGACGCTCTTAAAGCCGCCGTGAACGACTACTGGAGAAAAAACGGGCAGCCGGAAAAAGTGGTGCCCTTGGAAGATGAGCACCTGGAGCAGGAAACAGAACCTCAGCATGCGTGTTGCCATAGCCCTGAGCGGGGGGATGGACAGTCTTCGGGCCGCATGGCTTCTTAA
- the mnmA gene encoding tRNA 2-thiouridine(34) synthase MnmA, with the protein MRVAIALSGGMDSLRAAWLLKEAGHDVMAFHMRLPTFGSTDAHETDHQRESRLRALAHRLGIPLVMVDCRHIFHREVIDPFLRAYAEGLTPNPCVLCNPTVKFGYLLDHALKAGAEKLATGHYVRLQAPDSPYGRYALLCGMDSQKDQSYFLYGLTQKQLSCALFPLGRETKESTRQWAENHGFHELLPEESQEICFIASGDYRRFIQEHWPQATLQGEGPVRDASGAVIGRHKGLYRYTVGQRRGIDIPSSEPYYVLALDPKTNTLWVGRSKDLLCSKALVDRVNWVSIDPPKQPLRAWVRIRHQHRPASALLLPQENGTVQVHFDVAQRAVTPGQAAVFYDRDRVLGGGVLQPKRMES; encoded by the coding sequence ATGCGTGTTGCCATAGCCCTGAGCGGGGGGATGGACAGTCTTCGGGCCGCATGGCTTCTTAAGGAGGCCGGCCATGACGTCATGGCCTTTCACATGCGGCTTCCCACCTTCGGTTCCACGGACGCCCACGAAACCGACCATCAAAGGGAATCCCGCCTTCGTGCCTTGGCACACAGGCTGGGTATCCCTCTTGTGATGGTGGACTGCCGCCACATTTTTCACCGTGAAGTGATCGATCCTTTTCTTCGAGCCTACGCTGAAGGGCTGACTCCAAACCCCTGCGTTTTATGCAATCCTACCGTTAAATTCGGGTATCTTTTGGATCATGCCCTGAAAGCTGGAGCCGAGAAATTAGCTACGGGCCACTATGTGCGTTTACAGGCTCCCGACAGCCCCTATGGACGTTATGCCCTCCTGTGCGGTATGGATTCTCAAAAAGATCAATCCTACTTTCTTTACGGGTTGACACAAAAACAGCTCTCTTGCGCCCTTTTCCCTCTCGGCCGTGAAACCAAGGAATCCACGCGTCAGTGGGCCGAAAACCATGGCTTTCATGAGCTTCTTCCCGAGGAAAGTCAGGAAATCTGCTTTATTGCCTCAGGAGACTATCGCCGTTTTATTCAGGAGCATTGGCCGCAAGCCACCCTGCAAGGGGAAGGCCCCGTTCGGGATGCTTCCGGGGCGGTTATCGGTCGTCACAAAGGTCTTTATCGCTACACGGTCGGGCAACGCCGGGGTATCGATATCCCATCTTCGGAGCCCTACTACGTCCTGGCGCTGGATCCCAAAACCAACACTCTCTGGGTGGGTCGATCCAAGGATCTCCTATGTTCGAAAGCCTTAGTGGACCGGGTAAACTGGGTTTCCATAGATCCTCCAAAGCAGCCCCTGCGTGCTTGGGTACGAATTCGTCATCAACATCGGCCTGCTTCGGCCCTACTGCTTCCTCAGGAAAACGGAACGGTTCAAGTGCACTTTGATGTGGCGCAACGAGCCGTCACCCCAGGGCAGGCTGCTGTTTTTTACGATCGAGACAGGGTCCTGGGAGGGGGTGTTCTGCAGCCAAAGAGGATGGAGTCTTGA